The genomic segment AATTATAAAAAATGGTGTGGCAGGTATTTTAATGGGAGATTTGTTGGGTTCAAATAAAAAGACCAAATTAACCATTAAAAATTCAGAAATTTATAATAATGCTGCATATGGTATTTGGGCAAGAAATAGCGAAATTGTAGCGCACAATTTAGTTATTGGCAATGCTGGGGAAGCTTCTTTAGCAACAACACTTGGTGGTACTTACAATTTTACACACAGCACTTTTGCTAATTTTTGGAATAATGGAATTCGCCAAAACCCAGCTGTTTTAGTCAATAATTTTCAAGATTTTAAAGAAAAAGATAAACCAGAAACAAGAGTGCTAAAAGATTTAAAAGCTGCCAATTTTACCAATTGTATTTTTGATGGAAATAATAACTTTGAGTTACTTTTTGATAAAGTTGAGGGTAGCTTATTTAATTATTCCGTTCGTAATAGTTTAATAAAGTACAATCCTTCTAATGAAAATTTAAAAAAATTGCCAGAAATGGATTTTACAAATAGTCTTTTTTATAAAAATATAATTACAAACGGAAACCCTGTTTTTAGAAACCCTCAAAAAGAAGATTTTATTATTGGCGAAAAAAGTGATGCCATTAATAAAGCCATTTCAACTCCTTTTACGACCGATATTTTAGGCGTTAATAGAAGTTCGAACCCTGATGTTGGCGCATATCAACACATTAAGTTTAAGGAAAAAAATCCTTAATTTGCCTTTTTAAATTTTAAAAAATGAAAAACATTGTTATTACTGGAACCAGTAGAGGAATTGGTTTCGAATTGGCACAACAATTCGCAAAAAATGGGCATCAAGTTTTAGCCATTTCTAGAAATTCTAAACCCTTAACAAACATCAATCATAAAAATATAACAGCACTTTCTATAGACATTTCAAGTAATAAAGATTTACAGAAAGTAACTCAATTTGTAGAAAAAACTTGGAATAAAGTTGATATTCTTATCAATAATGCTGGTAAATTAGTAAATAAACCTTTTACGGAAATTTCTTCGGAAGATTTCTTAGAGGTTTATAAAGTAAATGTTTTTGCAGTTGCAGAAATTACCAAATTAATGATTCCCTTTTTGAAAAAAGGAAGTCATGTAGTTACCATAAGTTCTATGGGAGGAATCCAAGGAAGCATGAAGTTTCCTGGTTTAGCTGCTTATTCTTCTGCAAAAGGTGCAGTAATTACACTTTCTGAATTATTAGCAGAAGAATACAAAGAACAACAAATCGCTTTTAACGTTTTAGCTTTAGGAGCAGTACAAACTGAAATGTTAGAAGAAGCTTTCCCTGGTTACGAAGCGCCACTTTCTGCTAAAGAAATGGCAGATTACCTCTTTAACTTCGCATTAACTGGAAATAAGTTTTACAACGGAAAAGTTCTACAGGTTTCTTCAAGCACCCCTTAAAAAAGAACCTCAAGTAACCTCCTCAAAAGAGAGGAATAAATTGTAAGCTCTAAAAAAACTAAGTAAAATTTTAAATTATTTCTAATAAAGACGATTTTTCAAGCATGAGTAAAAGTCCCATCCCTTTAGGAGGGTTAGAATGGGCTGTTTTTGTTCCAGCTAAAGCAGTACCTTTTCTTCAGTTTTTAATTGAAAAACACAACTTTACACTTAAAATTGTAAACCAACGTGCTACAAAACATGGAGATTTTAGACAATTACCAGATGGAAGTTTTCAAATTACAGTTAATAATAACCTCAACAAATATCAATTTTTATTAACGTTAGTACATGAAATTGCACATCATGTAACACACCAGAAATTTGGGAGAGTACAACCTCATGGAAAAGAATGGAAAGCTGTTTTTCAGCATTTAATGTTGCCTTTTTTAAATCCTGAAATTTACCCGAAAGAAATACTGCCTTATCTTGCTAATTACTTAAAAAACCCGAAAGCAAGTACAGATGCAGATGTTAATTTATCATTAGCTTTAAAGGGAAATATTGCAGAAACTGGAAAGAGTTTTATCTTTGAAATTCCTTATGGAAGTTTATTTATCTTTAAAAACGTTATTTATAAAAGAGGCAATAAACGCAGAACAAGATTCGAATGTTTGAATATGAGCAATAAAAAGGTTTATTTATTCAACCAAAATGTAGAGATAGAAGTGTATGACAAATAATAAACATTATTATGCAGTAATTATGGCTGGCGGAATTGGTACTCGATTCTGGCCAATAAGCACATCTACATATCCAAAGCAATTTCACGATGTTTTGGGAGTAGGACAAAGTTTAATACAGCGTACTTTCGAAAGAATTAACGATTTAGTTCCTTCTAAAAATATATTAATTGCTACGAATAAAAATTACGAAGATTTGGTTTTACAGCAATTACCAAAAGTGAATAAGAATCAGTTATTATTAGAGCCAGTAATAAAAAATACTGCTCCTTGTATTTTATATGCAGCCTTAAAAATATATAATCAAAACCCAGATGGAGTATTACTAGTCGCACCTTCGGACCATTGGATAGATAATGAAAATGAGTTTATAAAAAATATAAAAACCTCTTTTGATGCTTGTGCAGAAAAAGATATTTTAATGACGTTAGGAATTCAGCCAGATACACCAAATACGGGTTATGGTTATATTCAATTTGAAAAAGAAACTTCAGAAATAAAAAAAGTTAGCAATTTTACTGAAAAACCAAATTTACAAACTGCCGAAAATTTTTTAGAAAGTGGAGATTATCTTTGGAATGCAGGTATTTTTGTTTGGTCTGCTAAAAGTATAATTAATGCATTTAAAAAATATCTGCCAAAAATGGTAGCTATTTTAGATGATGGTAACAATGTGTACAATACCGATTTCGAGGACGATTTTATTAAAAATAATTATACAAAATGCGAGAGTATTTCTATTGATTTTGGAATTATGGAAAAAGCGAACAACGTACACGTTTTACCTGTAGATTTTGGCTGGAGCGATTTAGGTACTTGGGGCTCTCTGCACAACAAGTTAGAAAAAGACGAAACGAACAATGCTGTTGTTGGTGCCAATACTATTTTTAGAAATGCGAATGGTAATATGGTTCGCACACAATCTGGTAAAAAAGTAGTAATTCAAGGTTTAAGTGACTTTATTATTATAGAAAAAGACGATGTACTTTTAATTTGCCCTAAAAAAGACGAACAAGACATTAAACAAATTAGTGCAACTGTAAAAGCTACATTTGGCGATGAATTTGTTTAGAATTTAATCATTTTAATCATAAAAAAAGCTCCATTTTAGGAGCTTTCTATCTTTACTAATCTCTTTTTATAAATAAAGTATCTAATCGCATTTCTTTTTGCAACCAATTTCTAAGTTCTCTTTCTTTTGGTTTAATTACACTATCGTTTAATCTTTTATTCCATTTAATAGTAACCACTGGAATCGTGTCTATATTAATAAAATCTTTAGACGATAGTTTCTTGGCAAAACTAATTTGTTCGATATCTACATATCTTATTTTTGCATCTTTGGCAATTCTACTAAATGCAATTACTTTATGATTTTTATTTAAAGCATCTTGCTCAATTCTTAAATTTAAGGTAGCTATTGTTTCTTGTAATTCTGCTATTTGCTTTTGTAAACCTGCAATTATATTTTTACTTTCTTGAAGTTCTTCACGTTTTTCTTTATAAGCAGTTGTAATTAAATCGAAACTTTTAGTATCGCTATCTCTTACTTTTAAAGAAACTTCTTTTAGGTTCTTATATCTTGGATCGGTTAACAATCTATTTTTTAACGAGTTTTCTTCTGCTTCGCTTACTTCGTTAAAAAATTTTAATTCTAACGTTTTTGATTCTTTTTCGTAAGGACTTTCCATTAACAAATAAGAGGGATTAGAACTAATTTCATTTTTAATAAAGTTTCTAATTTCTGTATTAATTTGGTTTTCTTTAAATACGTTGATAAATGTAAAAATTGCAGGAATCATTACTGCAACACCTACTACAGAAGCAATTGTTGCATAACGCTTTCTTTTCGCTGCATTTGCATATTTATACATAGGAAAACGCAACATTTTTAATACAATAAATGCTGCCAAAGCAATAAAAATTGTATTAATTGTAAACAAATACATGGCTCCAAAAAAGTAAGAAAAATTACCTTTTGCCAAACCATAACCAGCTGTACATAAAGGTGGCATTAAGGCAGTTGCAATTGCAACTCCAAAAATTACGGAGGCAATTGTACCTCTTTTAGTTCTTGCGACCATTAAAGCCAAACCTCCAAAAAAAGCAATTAAAACATCTCGAATATCTGGACTTACACGTCCTAATAATTCTGAGGTATCTTCACTTAATGGAAAAAAATAGAAAAACATAAAAGAAGCAAATAAACTCAGCCCAATCATAGTACCTAAATTAATAAGCGACTTTTTAAACGTATTAATGTCATTTAAAGCAAAAGACATTCCCAAGCCCAAAATTGGTCCCATTAGTGGAGATATTAACATGGCTCCAATAACAACTGCTGTAGAATTCGCATTTAAACCAATAGAAGCCACAAAAACGGCAAAAATTAGAATCCAAGCAGTTGCGCCTTTAAACGGAATATCTGCCTTTATAGCTTCTATGGTTGCTTCGTGATCTGTGTCGTGCCTAAAATCGAAAAGTTCATTTAAAAAATGTTTAATACTTTCAAACAAACCTTTTGCCTCATTCTTAACACTTTGCTTAGAATCTTCTGGTTTCGAATTTTCTTCTGGTGGATGTGGCTTTATATTCTTCTCTATATCTTCTTCCATATTCCATAATTTAGAAAGCTGGAAAGATACAAAAAAAGTTTACTGATAAAGCATAAATTGAATTTACTGTAAGTAGATTTTATCAATTTCTAATTTAAAATGTTGTTCTTTTTTGTTTCCTATTAAAAAAGCAAGTTCTTCAACACTTTCTGATGAAAAATTATCCATTTTTAACTTTCTTCCTCTAAAAGCAGGTTCCATTTCCGCAAGTGGAATTTTAATGGTTTGCCAGGCTCCATTTGTTTCAAAAGTTAAAATAAAAGAATAATAATTAGTTGTTTTATCTTTTACTCTAAATTGATACTTCTTTTTATCTCCTTTTACTTTTAAAACTACTTCTTTAAAATCTTTTACTTTTATGGAAGAAAAACGATATCGTAATAAAGAAAAACCTCCATTATTTTCTAGTGAAACATCTCCATAGAAAACTCCATCGCCTTTTTTGTTAATTTTAAAGTTTCCATTAGATCTTCCTCCCATAACAACATCATCTACAACTTTCCACTGAGAAACATCGGAATTTAAATTAAAATCGAAAATAGTTTTATTTGTTTCA from the Polaribacter cellanae genome contains:
- a CDS encoding SDR family NAD(P)-dependent oxidoreductase, with the translated sequence MKNIVITGTSRGIGFELAQQFAKNGHQVLAISRNSKPLTNINHKNITALSIDISSNKDLQKVTQFVEKTWNKVDILINNAGKLVNKPFTEISSEDFLEVYKVNVFAVAEITKLMIPFLKKGSHVVTISSMGGIQGSMKFPGLAAYSSAKGAVITLSELLAEEYKEQQIAFNVLALGAVQTEMLEEAFPGYEAPLSAKEMADYLFNFALTGNKFYNGKVLQVSSSTP
- a CDS encoding DUF389 domain-containing protein, with the translated sequence MEEDIEKNIKPHPPEENSKPEDSKQSVKNEAKGLFESIKHFLNELFDFRHDTDHEATIEAIKADIPFKGATAWILIFAVFVASIGLNANSTAVVIGAMLISPLMGPILGLGMSFALNDINTFKKSLINLGTMIGLSLFASFMFFYFFPLSEDTSELLGRVSPDIRDVLIAFFGGLALMVARTKRGTIASVIFGVAIATALMPPLCTAGYGLAKGNFSYFFGAMYLFTINTIFIALAAFIVLKMLRFPMYKYANAAKRKRYATIASVVGVAVMIPAIFTFINVFKENQINTEIRNFIKNEISSNPSYLLMESPYEKESKTLELKFFNEVSEAEENSLKNRLLTDPRYKNLKEVSLKVRDSDTKSFDLITTAYKEKREELQESKNIIAGLQKQIAELQETIATLNLRIEQDALNKNHKVIAFSRIAKDAKIRYVDIEQISFAKKLSSKDFINIDTIPVVTIKWNKRLNDSVIKPKERELRNWLQKEMRLDTLFIKRD
- a CDS encoding mannose-1-phosphate guanylyltransferase — its product is MTNNKHYYAVIMAGGIGTRFWPISTSTYPKQFHDVLGVGQSLIQRTFERINDLVPSKNILIATNKNYEDLVLQQLPKVNKNQLLLEPVIKNTAPCILYAALKIYNQNPDGVLLVAPSDHWIDNENEFIKNIKTSFDACAEKDILMTLGIQPDTPNTGYGYIQFEKETSEIKKVSNFTEKPNLQTAENFLESGDYLWNAGIFVWSAKSIINAFKKYLPKMVAILDDGNNVYNTDFEDDFIKNNYTKCESISIDFGIMEKANNVHVLPVDFGWSDLGTWGSLHNKLEKDETNNAVVGANTIFRNANGNMVRTQSGKKVVIQGLSDFIIIEKDDVLLICPKKDEQDIKQISATVKATFGDEFV
- a CDS encoding CIA30 family protein, whose product is MSETNKTIFDFNLNSDVSQWKVVDDVVMGGRSNGNFKINKKGDGVFYGDVSLENNGGFSLLRYRFSSIKVKDFKEVVLKVKGDKKKYQFRVKDKTTNYYSFILTFETNGAWQTIKIPLAEMEPAFRGRKLKMDNFSSESVEELAFLIGNKKEQHFKLEIDKIYLQ
- a CDS encoding SprT-like domain-containing protein, whose amino-acid sequence is MSKSPIPLGGLEWAVFVPAKAVPFLQFLIEKHNFTLKIVNQRATKHGDFRQLPDGSFQITVNNNLNKYQFLLTLVHEIAHHVTHQKFGRVQPHGKEWKAVFQHLMLPFLNPEIYPKEILPYLANYLKNPKASTDADVNLSLALKGNIAETGKSFIFEIPYGSLFIFKNVIYKRGNKRRTRFECLNMSNKKVYLFNQNVEIEVYDK